The genomic interval CGGCAGCGGGGACTTGGCGGTGGGCATGGCATCTCTTCGAACAACAAACATCTTCCGGGCCTCACGGTGTCTGCGACCTCCAGCGCTCCGCTGAAGGTGGCTGACACCTTTGCGCTTCGGCGTCGACCCCCAACGGCGCCGCTTCGGCCTTCGCCCTCTCCAGCACCGCCGCCAGCGCCTCCCCGCAGCGACGCAGCAACGCCTCCCCGTCGGCTGCGTTGGCGAGGGAGGGCGAGCCGGTCACCCCGTTCGTGCTGGTGACGCCGACCGGGTGCGAGAAGGCGCTGCCGACGGTGCGGTCGGGGTCGTCGGCTTTGGCCATCGCGTCGCGGTCGACGAGGTGGGGGCAGAGCAAGAGCAGGAGGTCGGTCTCGGCCTTGTTCGCGTGCAGGTCGGCGGCGTCCTCGCGGAACGTCCGCCAGATCTCCGGTGTCAGCGTGAAGGTCGCGTGCAGGCCCACGAGGAGCGCGCCGAGGTGCGTGGTCCGCAGCCGGTCGACCGCGACCCGCAGCGGGGCGTCGTTGCCCATGTGGCTGCTCACCAGGATCAGCCGGTCGAAGCCGGTGGCGAGCAGCCAGGCGGCGATCGACCCGACGGCGTCCGAGAGGTTCTGGTGGCCGAGCGAGACCGTCCCGGGCCAGCGCGGCGTGTGGCCGACGCTGCAGCCGATCGCCAGCGTGGGCAGCACGACGACGCCGGTGAGCGCCGAGGCGTAGGCGCAGACGGCCTCGCCGATGATCGTGTCGCAGCCGGTGGGCAGGTGCGGGCCGTGCTGCTCGGTCGCGGCGACCGGCAGCACGGCCAGCGTGTCGCCCGCGTCGCGGCGGGCGGCGAGGGCGGGCCAGGCGAGGTGCTCCCAGAGAACCGGAGCCCCGGGCACGAGCCGGCAGGCGGCGCGGAGGTGGCCGGGCAGGTGGGCAAGCTCGGGGCGATCGTCGGCCACGCCGCCCTTCCTGCAAGAGCCGGGCCGGAGCGGCGGAAGCCGCGGGAACGGATGCGCGTGCGCATTTAAGAGGCATCCTTGCTTGGGTGCGCAGGGAGCGTGCAGCCGCATCCGCGGACCGTCGGGCGGATCGTCCGAATCGACCGACGGTCCGCGGATTCTCGCTGGCACGGCGCTTGCATCGACCGCGACGTGGAGCTCAAGCTGCTGCGTTCGATGTGGGGGGCACCGGAGGATCCGGCGGCGCTCGTCGGGCACGTGGTCGGGATGGGGATGGACGGCGTCGAAGGGCCGCCGCCCCCGACGCCCGCTGCGCGGGCCGACCTCCGCCGCCGGCTCGACGACGCCGGGCTCGTGTTCGTCGCCGAAGCCTGCACGGGCCGGCCACGGGGCGACGAGCCCGCGGCGGAGCGGTGGTGGATGGCGGATCCCGGGGCTCCGCCGGAGCGTCACCTCGACGACCTCCGCCGGGTGGTCGACGGCGCCCTGGAGATGAACGCCCTGCTCGTGAGCGGGCTGACCGGCTTCGACGCCTGGCCGCTGCAGCGTTCGATCGACTTCCTCGGCGAGCTATCCGCTCTGGACGCCGGCATCCCCGCCACCGCTGAGACGCACCGCGGCCGCAGCCTCTTCAACCCCTGGGTGACCGACACCGTCCTCGCCGCGCTCCCGGGGCTGGAGCTGACGTGCGACTTCAGCCACTGGTGCGTGGTCGCCGAGCGGCTGATCGACTCGGAGCTGCCGAGCATCGAGCGGGCGGCCGCGCGATGTCGGCACCTCCACGGCCGCGTCGGCTGGGCGCAGTCTGCGCAAGTCGGTGACCCGCGCGACCCGGTCCACGCCGACGCGCTCGCCGCTCACGAGCGCTGGTGGGACCTGTGTTGGAGCGCCCAGGAAGCACGCGGCTTCAGCACCTCCACCATGACCCTCGAGTTCGGGCCCGACGGCTACACGCCGCTGCTGCCCTTCACCCGCCAGCCGGTCAGCGACCTGAACGACGTCATCCGCTGGATGGCCGACCGGCAGCGCGGCCGCTTCGCCGCGCGAGGATCCACCCCATGATCGAGACCCTGATCGACCAGATCGCCGCCACCGCCGCGCTCCCGCTGGAGCGGGCGCAGACGCTGCCCGCCGCCGTCTACACCGACCCTGACTGGCACGCCTTCGAGCGGGACGCGCTGCTGCCCAAGGAATGGCTCTCGGTCGCGCACGTCTCGCAGGTGCCCCACGCCGGCGACTTCCTCCGCCTCGACGTGCTCGGTGAACCGATGCTCGTCGTCCGTGGGAAAGACGGCGTGGTCCGCGTGCTGTCCCGCGTGTGCCGCCACCGCGGGATGGACCTGATGCCCGCCGGCCACGGCTACGCCGACGCCGGCAACGAGCGGACGCTGCTGTGCCCGTATCACTACTGGAGCTACGACCTCAACGGCAAGCTCAAGGGCGCGCCGGAGATGCAGAAAGCCGAAGGCTTCGACCGCTCGGAGGTGTGCCTGCACGAGCACCGCAGCGAGATCTTCGAGGGCTTCGTCTTCGTGACGCAGGACCGCGAAGCTCCGCCGGTGGCCGAGAAGCTGGCCGGGCTCCGCGACCGGTTCATCGGCCGCTGGGGGCTCGGCGACGCCGAAGTCGTCTACGAGAAGCATTGGGAGTCGGCCTTCGACTGGAAGCTGCTCGTCGAGAACTTCATGGAGCCCTACCACCACATGGGCAGCCACCGCGACACGCTCCAGCCGATCATGCCGGCGCACGGCTGCTGGACCGAGCCCGAGGACCCGGATTGGGTCGCGTGCCACCTGCCGCTGTCGAAGAAGCTGCAGGAGGAGGCCGACCGCAACGGCCGGCTCGCCGGCTTCACGCCCTTCCCCGGACTCGAGCCCGACGACCACAAGCAGTGGTGGGTCTTCCTGGGGCACCCGACCTTCCTGCTGTTCGTCGGGCCCAATGAAGTCTTCTGGTACCGGCTGCTCCCGACCGGCCCGGGCACGTGCTCGCTTCTGACGACGCTGCTGGTGTCCGGTGAGGCGAAGCAGGCGGAGGACTATGCGGCCTCGTTTGCCGCCGACACGAAGCTGATCGTCGACGTCCACCTGGAGGACGTGGAGGCGCTGGAGGGCATGCAGCGGGGGGCGGCGAGCGTGGGCTGCGCCCCCGGCCGGCTCTCGCACCTGGAAGAGCCGATCCACCACTTCCAGCGCTGGCTGGCGCGGGCGGCGGAGCGGGCGATGTCGGGGCAGGGGGTGACGGTGGGCGCGACGGGATGAGCGATGGCGTCCTCCCGGAGATGGCGCGGATCGAGCCGGGCCGCTTCCTGATGGGTGCGACGGAGAACGACCGCTTCGCATCCGTGCTGGAGCTGCCGCGGCACGAGGTGGAGATCCCGCGAGCGTTCGAGATCGCGACAACACCGGTCACGCGGGCGGCCTGGGCGGCTTACGCGGGCGACGTCGGGGCCGACGATCGGCCGGTGATGGGCGTCAGCCGGGAGGACGCCGAAAGCTACCTCGACTGGCTCTCGGCGGAGACGGGGCTCACGCTGCGGCTGCCGTCCGAGGCGGAGTGGGAGTACGCGGCCCGGGCGGGCACCACCGGCGCCTTCCACACCGGCGACGACCTGACCCCGCGGCAGGCGAACTACCTCTACGACGAGCGGGCCCGGCGGGTGGGGCCGGGGCACCCGACCCCGGTGCGGGCGTACCCGCCGAATCCGTGGGGCCTCTTCGACACGCTCGGGAGCGTCGCGGAGTGGGTCGCCGACGACTGGCACCGCGGGTACGGCGGGGGGCCGGGCGACGGCTCGGCGTGGGTCGAGGCGCCGCGGTCGCGCGTCGGCGTCGTCCGCGGCGGCGCTTGGGATCTGCTCCCGCGGCTGTGCCGGTGCGCGTACCGGGACGCGCTGGAGGTGGACGCGCGGATCGACAACGTCGGGTTCCGCTTCGTCTCGGTGCGGGGCTGACACGCCGTGGCAGCCTTCGCTTGGGCCTGCCCCCCCGGCTTCGCCGGTCGTGGCTGCCGGGGCCCGGCAGCCCCACAGGGGCAGATGCGCGCTCTGCACGCACGATAGATACACGTGCGCACGTAGCGGGCAGGTGAAACCGCCGGGAGGCGGCTTCGCTGCGCGGCACGCCGCTTGCACCGTCACGCGTGGAACTTCCCCGCCCGCTCCCGGACCTCCCACGATGCTCACCCGCCGCCGCCTGACCGCCACCCTTGCCCGCCTCGCCGCCGCCGCGACGATCGCCGGCTCCCTCGTCCTGCCCGTTGCCTCGGCTTCCGCCCAGAACGAGCCGCTGAAGATCGGCTACAGCGACTGGCCCGGCTGGGTTGCCTGGGAGATCGGCATCCAGAAGGGCTGGTTCGAGGAGGCCGACGTCGACGTCGACTTCCTTTGGTTCGACTACGTCGCCTCCATGGACGCCTACGTGGCCGGTCGGGTCGACGCCGTGGCCATGACCAACGGCGACGCGCTGGTCACCGGCGGCACGGGCAAGCCGTCGGTCACGATCCTCATCAACGACTACTCCAACGGCAACGACATGCTCGTCGTGAAGCCCGAGGTGAAGACGGTCGCCGGCCTGAAGGGCAAGAAGATCGGCGCCGAGCTGGGCTTCGTCGGGCACCTGCTCGCGATCACCGGGCTGGAGATGGCCGGCCTCAGCGCCGACGACGTCGAGTTCGTCGACACGCCCACCGACCAGACCGCCTCCGTGCTCGCCAACGGCGACGTTTCCGCCATCGCCGCCTGGCAGCCGAACTCCGGCGAAGCGTTGAAGGCCGTCGAGGGCGCCCGCGCGCTGTTCACCTCGGCCGATGCGCCCGGCATCATCTACGACGTCCTCGCCGTGTCGCCCGAGAGCCTGGAGTCCCGCCGCGACGACTGGATGAAGGTCATCGGCGTGTGGTACCGCATCGTCGAGTACCTCAAGGACGAGGACAACATGGACGACGCGCTCGCCATTCTCGCCGCCCGCGTAAACGTGACGCCCCGCGAGTACGAGCCCTTCTTCGAGGGCACGTACATCCTGACGCTGGACGAGGCGATGGAGCGCTGGGAAGAGGGCGACGGCCTCGGCTCGATCTACGGGTCCACCGCGTACGTCAACGCCTTCAACGTGGAGCAGGGCGTGTACGACAAGCCGCTGGACGTGTCGGCGTACCTGGATCCGTCGCTGATGGAGGCGTTCGCGGAGATGGATTGAGCTTCCGATGCCGCTCGCGGACCGAAGACGGGTTCAGCCACCTTTTCCGAGGCGGAAAAGGTGGCTGGCCCCATGAGGATTGACGGACGATGGGTTTCTCGACATGGCCGCACCCCCTTCTCGATCTCCGTGGTTCGCGATCCGGCGGGAGGTGCCGACGCATCGCAGCGGGCTGCTGATGGCGGCTTCGTTCGCGGTGCCGGTGCTCATCTGGTGCGTGCTCGCGTACGTGCCCCTCTTCCACGCCGACTACCGGCTGACGGTGGTGGCCGAGCGACAGGCGGCGAACACGGCGACGCTGACCGTGGGCGACCGCGTGGAGAAGGGCTACTTCCAGGACTACCTCGACGAGGTGGCGGCGATGAACGAGCAGATCCGGGCCCGCGTGGCCGCGGGCGATCTTGACGCCTCGACGCGGTCCAACACGAGGATCCTCCGGGCGCTGCGGCCGGTGGCGGAGTCCAACGGCCTGCTCGCGGGTGTCGACACGGGCGACAGCGGCGTGGTCGACGCGAAGCTCTACGAGCTCTGGCTCGCGGCCGCGGATGGCGAGCGACCCGAGCTGATGGCGGCGCTGTCGGAGGAGAACCAGGCGGTGGTCCGCGGCAACGCCGAGGTCCTGCGGCGGTTCCCGCCGGAGGATCGCCAGAGCAAGCCGAAGGTGCGGGAGCCGCTGCTGAACCTGCTGCCGCAGGGTGTCTCCGCCTCGCCGGTGTACCTGCCGTCGCCCGGCGAGTGCATCCGAGCCTTCGTCGACGACTTCACCACCGAGCCGCCCAACGGCCAGCCGTGGATGCACGAGCGGCTGCTGTCGTCGCTGAAGGTCGTGTTCGGCGGCTTCGGGATGGCCGTGCTGATCGGGCTGCCGCTGGGGATTCTGTGCGGCTGCTACGGCGTCTTCGCGCGGCTGTTCGAGCCCTTCACCGACTTCTTCCGCTACATGCCGGCCCCGACCTTCAGCCTGCTGCTGGTCGCCGCCTTCGGCGTGGAGGGGGCGCCGAAGCT from Phycisphaera mikurensis NBRC 102666 carries:
- a CDS encoding creatininase family protein gives rise to the protein MADDRPELAHLPGHLRAACRLVPGAPVLWEHLAWPALAARRDAGDTLAVLPVAATEQHGPHLPTGCDTIIGEAVCAYASALTGVVVLPTLAIGCSVGHTPRWPGTVSLGHQNLSDAVGSIAAWLLATGFDRLILVSSHMGNDAPLRVAVDRLRTTHLGALLVGLHATFTLTPEIWRTFREDAADLHANKAETDLLLLLCPHLVDRDAMAKADDPDRTVGSAFSHPVGVTSTNGVTGSPSLANAADGEALLRRCGEALAAVLERAKAEAAPLGVDAEAQRCQPPSAERWRSQTP
- a CDS encoding formylglycine-generating enzyme family protein; this encodes MSDGVLPEMARIEPGRFLMGATENDRFASVLELPRHEVEIPRAFEIATTPVTRAAWAAYAGDVGADDRPVMGVSREDAESYLDWLSAETGLTLRLPSEAEWEYAARAGTTGAFHTGDDLTPRQANYLYDERARRVGPGHPTPVRAYPPNPWGLFDTLGSVAEWVADDWHRGYGGGPGDGSAWVEAPRSRVGVVRGGAWDLLPRLCRCAYRDALEVDARIDNVGFRFVSVRG
- a CDS encoding aromatic ring-hydroxylating oxygenase subunit alpha, which gives rise to MIETLIDQIAATAALPLERAQTLPAAVYTDPDWHAFERDALLPKEWLSVAHVSQVPHAGDFLRLDVLGEPMLVVRGKDGVVRVLSRVCRHRGMDLMPAGHGYADAGNERTLLCPYHYWSYDLNGKLKGAPEMQKAEGFDRSEVCLHEHRSEIFEGFVFVTQDREAPPVAEKLAGLRDRFIGRWGLGDAEVVYEKHWESAFDWKLLVENFMEPYHHMGSHRDTLQPIMPAHGCWTEPEDPDWVACHLPLSKKLQEEADRNGRLAGFTPFPGLEPDDHKQWWVFLGHPTFLLFVGPNEVFWYRLLPTGPGTCSLLTTLLVSGEAKQAEDYAASFAADTKLIVDVHLEDVEALEGMQRGAASVGCAPGRLSHLEEPIHHFQRWLARAAERAMSGQGVTVGATG
- a CDS encoding ABC transporter permease, yielding MAAPPSRSPWFAIRREVPTHRSGLLMAASFAVPVLIWCVLAYVPLFHADYRLTVVAERQAANTATLTVGDRVEKGYFQDYLDEVAAMNEQIRARVAAGDLDASTRSNTRILRALRPVAESNGLLAGVDTGDSGVVDAKLYELWLAAADGERPELMAALSEENQAVVRGNAEVLRRFPPEDRQSKPKVREPLLNLLPQGVSASPVYLPSPGECIRAFVDDFTTEPPNGQPWMHERLLSSLKVVFGGFGMAVLIGLPLGILCGCYGVFARLFEPFTDFFRYMPAPTFSLLLVAAFGVEGAPKLALVFIGTFPHLLLMTGNTTRTLDANLLEAAQTLGCKRTGLLTRVVIPGTMPHLYNDLRVLLGWAWTWLVIAELIGTKSGLTGFIDVQGARRNFDRVFPVIIMIGLIGFTTDQLLQFAARRLFPWANPGRGRSGWWKRLRGLSARRRDAGVPTSDEPTLDPGKAAVLA
- a CDS encoding sugar phosphate isomerase/epimerase family protein, with product MELKLLRSMWGAPEDPAALVGHVVGMGMDGVEGPPPPTPAARADLRRRLDDAGLVFVAEACTGRPRGDEPAAERWWMADPGAPPERHLDDLRRVVDGALEMNALLVSGLTGFDAWPLQRSIDFLGELSALDAGIPATAETHRGRSLFNPWVTDTVLAALPGLELTCDFSHWCVVAERLIDSELPSIERAAARCRHLHGRVGWAQSAQVGDPRDPVHADALAAHERWWDLCWSAQEARGFSTSTMTLEFGPDGYTPLLPFTRQPVSDLNDVIRWMADRQRGRFAARGSTP
- a CDS encoding ABC transporter substrate-binding protein gives rise to the protein MLTRRRLTATLARLAAAATIAGSLVLPVASASAQNEPLKIGYSDWPGWVAWEIGIQKGWFEEADVDVDFLWFDYVASMDAYVAGRVDAVAMTNGDALVTGGTGKPSVTILINDYSNGNDMLVVKPEVKTVAGLKGKKIGAELGFVGHLLAITGLEMAGLSADDVEFVDTPTDQTASVLANGDVSAIAAWQPNSGEALKAVEGARALFTSADAPGIIYDVLAVSPESLESRRDDWMKVIGVWYRIVEYLKDEDNMDDALAILAARVNVTPREYEPFFEGTYILTLDEAMERWEEGDGLGSIYGSTAYVNAFNVEQGVYDKPLDVSAYLDPSLMEAFAEMD